In Mercenaria mercenaria strain notata chromosome 13, MADL_Memer_1, whole genome shotgun sequence, a single window of DNA contains:
- the LOC128547930 gene encoding uncharacterized protein LOC128547930 — MDLLALELFVLCVITLYTKCTGIVTSNAFIGSCKTTLTFRNSADSLILNYDGEVVTDTLGKPCEPVVEIKHYDVSYPGKNMCVKLYSGYNACRRSFRFYFAENPNKYYNCGQIQHQAVCKQCDTVIAEFQPWNKTEKYTGDIKIDVYKQRYSENKSVNKRNEALYMGILVGCVVVVFAIVVVAVRQQQKARNKRRQTVDQPRPQRNWSKDFHCPDYSAEPPKYTDVVAADSIVTLDATNMNRHQGSRRLQEVIILPYAPPLFCDSVPLSPPGNTEPEDSPPPVYTAPEDIPPPHDGTVLKEPPPPYSEYLQHTV, encoded by the exons ATGGATCTTTTAGCTTTGGAATTATTTGTATTGTGTGTGATTactttatatacaaaatgtacag GTATTGTTACGAGCAACGCATTTATTGGTAGTTGTAAAACAACTTTAACATTTAGAAACTCTGCTGATTCCTTAATACTTAACTACGATGGAGAAGTTGTAACCGATACATTAGGCAAGCCATGTGAACCTGTTGTCGAAATAAAACATTATGACGTGTCTTACCCGGGGAAAAACATGTGTGTAAAACTTTATTCGGGATACAACGCTTGTAGGAGATccttcagattttattttgcagAGAATCCGAACAAA tattacAATTGTGGTCAAATTCAACATCAAGCAGTGTGTAAACAATGTGATACAGTGATTGCTGAATTTCAGCCTTGgaacaaaacagaaaaatatacagGGGACATTAAAATAGATGTGTATAAACAAAGAT ATAGTGAAAACAAATCagttaataaaagaaatgaagCATTGTATATGGGCATCTTGGTTGGCTGTGTTGTCGTCGTTTTTGCTATAGTGGTCGTCGCTGTCCGGCAGCAGCAAAAGGCCCGAAATAAGCGGAGACAAACTGTAGATCAACCACGAC CACAGCGAAACTGGTCAAAAGATTTTCATTGTCCGGATTATTCTGCTGAGCCGCCAAAATATACCGACGTTGTTGCAGCCGACTCTATTGTGACTTTAGATGCAACAAATATGAATAGGCATCAAGGCTCTCGACGTTTACAGGAAGTCATTATATTGCCATATG CACCGCCATTATTTTGTGACAGTGTTCCTCTATCGCCACCTGGTAACACAGAACCCGAAGATAGTCCGCCACCTGTTTACACAGCACCCGAGGATATTCCTCCACCACATGATGGCACAGTTCTGAAAGAGCCTCCACCGCCGTATTCAGAGTATCTACAGCACACAGTTTGA